A region from the Eptesicus fuscus isolate TK198812 chromosome 1, DD_ASM_mEF_20220401, whole genome shotgun sequence genome encodes:
- the LOC103299094 gene encoding LOW QUALITY PROTEIN: heterogeneous nuclear ribonucleoprotein M-like (The sequence of the model RefSeq protein was modified relative to this genomic sequence to represent the inferred CDS: deleted 3 bases in 2 codons; substituted 1 base at 1 genomic stop codon), which produces MAAGVEAEAKVAAMEPKMEGESGAPGAKRNGVPGPKGEGERPTQNEKRKEKNIKRGGNRFEPYANPTKQYRAFITNIPFDVKWQSLKDLVKEKVGEVTYVKLLMDVEGKSRGCAVVEFKMEESMKKAAEVLNKHSLSGRPLKVKEDPDGEHARRAMQKAGRLGSTVFVANLDYKVGWKKLKEVFSMAGVVVRADILEDKDGKSHGIGTVTFEQSIEAVQAISMFNGQLLFDRPMHVKMDERALPKGDFFPPEHPQQLPHGLGGIGMGLGPGGQPIDANHLNKGIGMGNIGPAGMGMEGIGFGINKMGGMEGPFGGGMENMGRFGSGMNMGRINGGGGGSVPGIERMDPRIDRIGGTGMEHMGAGLGHGMDRVGSEIEHMGLVMDCMGSVERMGSGIERMGPLGLDHMASSIERMGQTMERIGSGVERMGAGMGFGLERMAAPIDRVGQTIERMGSGVERMGPAIERMVLSMDRMVPTGIGAGLERMGPVMDRMATGLERMGANNMERMGLERMGAKSLERMGPAMGPALGAGIERMGLAMGGGGSASFDRAIEVERGNFGGGFAGSFGGAGGHAPGVATKAXQIFVRNLPFGFTWKMLKDKFNECGHVLYADIKMENGKSKGCGVVKFESPEVAEKACRMMNGMKLSGREIDVRIDRNA; this is translated from the exons ATGGCGGCCGGGGTCGAGGCGGAGGCCAAAGTGGCAGCGATGGAGCCCAAAATGGAGGGGGAGAGCGGTGCGCCCGGCGCA AAGCGCAACGGAGTTCCGGGTCCGAAAGGTGAAGGAGAACGACCTACTcagaatgagaagagaaaggagaaaaacataaaaagaggGGGCAATCGCTTTGAGCCATATGCCAATCCAACCAAACAATACAGAGCCTTCATTACAAACATACCTTTTGATGTGAAATGGCAGTCACTTAAAGACCTGGTTAAAGAAAAAGTTGGTGAGGTAACTTACGTGAAGCTCTTAATGGACGTTGAAGGAAAGTCAAGGGGATGTGCCGTTGTTGAATTCAAGATGGAAGAGAGCATGAAAAAAGCTGCCGAAGTTCTAAACAAGCATAGTCTGAGTGGAAGACCACTGAAAGTCAAAGAAGATCCTGATGGTGAACATGCCAGGAGAGCAATGCAAAAGGCTGGAAGACTTGGAAGCACAGTATTTGTAGCAAATCTGGATTATAAAGTTGGCTGGAAGAAACTGAAGGAAGTTTTTAGTATGGCTGGTGTGGTGGTCCGGGCAGACATTCTTGAGGATAAAGATGGAAAAAGTCATGGAATAGGCACTGTTACTTTTGAACAGTCCATTGAAGCTGTGCAAGCTATATCTATGTTTAATGGACAACTGCTATTTGATAGACCAATGCACGTGAAAATGGATGAGAGGGCCTTACCAAAgggagat tttttcccccctgagcaTCCACAACAACTTCCCCATGGACTTGGTGGTATTGGCATGGGGTTAGGACCAGGAGGGCAGCCTATTGATGCCAATCACCTAAATAAAGGCATTGGCATGGGAAACATAGGACCTGCAGGAATGGGAATGGAAGGCATAGGatttggaataaataaaatgggaggCATGGAGGGTCCCTTTGGTGGTGGTATGGAAAACATGGGTCGATTTGGATCTGGGATGAACATGGGCAGAATAAACGGTGGAGGTGGAGGCAGTGTCCCTGGGATCGAGAGGATGGACCCCCGCATTGACCGCATTGGGGGTACTGGCATGGAGCACATGGGCGCAGGCCTGGGCCATGGCATGGATCGTGTGGGCTCTGAAATTGAGCACATGGGCCTGGTCATGGACTGCATGGGCTCCGTCGAGCGCATGGGCTCTGGGATTGAGCGTATGGGCCCACTGGGCCTCGACCACATGGCCTCCAGCATCGAGCGCATGGGCCAGACCATGGAGCGCATTGGGTCTGGCGTGGAGCGCATGGGTGCCGGCATGGGCTTTGGCCTGGAGCGCATGGCTGCACCCATCGATCGTGTGGGCCAGACCATTGAGCGCATGGGCTCTGGTGTGGAGCGTATGGGCCCTGCCATTGAGCGCATGGTCCTGAGCATGGATCGCATGGTGCCCACAGGCATAGGGGCTGGCCTGGAGCGAATGGGCCCTGTGATGGATCGCATGGCCACCGGCCTGGAGCGCATGGGCGCCAACAACATGGAGCGCATGGGCCTGGAGCGAATGGGTGCCAAGAGCCTGGAGCGCATGGGTCCCGCCAtgggcccagccctgggcgcTGGCATTGAGCGCATGGGCCTGGCCATGGGTGGCGGTGGCAGTGCCAGCTTTGACCGTGCCATCGAGGTGGAGCGTGGCAACTTTGGAGGAGGCTTCGCAGGTTCCTTTGGTGGAGCTGGAGGCCATGCTCCTGGGGTGGCCACAAAGGCCTGACAGATATTTGTGAGAAATCTCCCATTTGGTTTTACATGGAAGATGTTAAAGGATAAATTCAACGAATGTGGCCACGTGCTGTATGCGGACATCAAGATGGAGAATGGGAAGTCCAAGGGGTGTGGTGTGGTTAAGTTTGAATCTCCAGAGGTGGCTGAGAAAGCCTGCCGGATGATGAATGGGATGAAGCTGAGTGGCCGAGAGATTGACGTTCGAATCGATAGAAATGCTTAA